A segment of the Methylomonas paludis genome:
CTTTGTCGCCCAGCTCGTCTTCGATTTTCAGCAGACGGTTGTATTTGGCAACCCGGTCAGAACGGCTTAATGAGCCGGTTTTGATCTGGCCGGTACCGGTAGCCACTGCCAGATCGGCAATAGTGGTGTCTTCGGTTTCACCGGAGCGATGGGAAACCACCGCGCTGTAACCTGCTGCTTTAGCAATATTGATCGCTTCCAGGGTTTCAGTCAGAGTGCCGATTTGGTTAACCTTGATCAGAATGGAGTTAGCAATACCTTTTTCGATACCTTCCTTCAGAATGGCTGGGTTGGTTACGAACAAATCATCGCCCACCAACTGTACTTTGTCGCCCAGTTGTTCGGTATGATATTTCCAGCCGGTCCAGTCGTTTTGGTCAAGACCGTCTTCAATAGAGATAATGGGGTATTTTTCCACCCATTTTACAAAGAAATCAGTCATTTCTTCGGAGTTATAGCTTTTGCCCTCGGCAGACAACACATAGAGGCCATCTTTATAATATTCAGAGCTGGCAGCATCCATACCCAGATAGATGTCTTCACCGGCTTTGTAACCAGCTTTTTCGATGGCTTCCAGAATCACTTCAATGGCTTCTTCATTGGAAGACAGATTCGGTGCAAAACCGCCTTCGTCACCAACAGTAGTAGCCAGACCGCGGGAAGTCAAAACTTTTTTCAGGTTATGGAATACTTCTGCGCCATAACGGATGGCTTCGCGAAACGAAGGAGCGCCAACCGGCAGAATCATGAATTCCTGCAAGTCTACACTGTTGTCGGCATGTGAACCGCCGTTGATAATGTTCATCATCGGCACAGGCAAAATAAATTCGCCGCTGGTGTTTAGATAACGGTATAAAGGCACATCGGCTTCTTCAGCGGCGGCACGGGCAGCAGCCAGAGACACACCCAAAATGGCATTGGCGCCGAGCCGGCTTTTGCTGGGGGTGCCGTCCAGGTCGATGAGTTTTTGGTCAAGTACGGCTTGCTTACTGGCATCCATACCAATAATAGCATCGCGGATTTCAGTGTTGACGAATTTGACAGCGTTCAGCACGCCTTTGCCCAGATAACGGGCTTTGTCGCCATCGCGCAATTCAATTGCTTCGCGTTCACCAGTAGAGGCACCAGATGGCACCATCGCTGTACCGACAATGCCGGAAGCCAGATAAACTTCAGCTTCTACCGTCGGATTACCACGTGAATCAAGCACTTCTCTCGCTTTTACATCTACTATTCTTGCCATTTGCTAACCTATATGTGTATTTAAAGCGTGGTTTCAATCAGGCTGGCGGATTTAACAGCCCGGTCTATTGTTACTAATGTTTCAAGCAATTCTTGGATACGGTGTAAAGGCCAGGAGTTGGGGCCGTCACTCAATGCTTCAGCAGGATTAGGATGGGTTTCCATAAAGAGTCCGGCAATACCCGCCGCCACAGCCGCTCTGGCCAATACCGGCACATGTTCGCGCTGGCCGCCGGAACAATTACCCTGGCCGCCGGGCAGTTGCACAGAATGGGTGGCGTCAAACACCACCGGACAACCGGTATCACGCATCACCGCCAGTGCCCGCATATCAGATACCAGATTATTATAACCAAAGGATACGCCGCGTTCGCAAACCATAATTTGTTGATTTCCGGTTGCTTTGGCTTTGGTCACCACATTGACCATATCCCAGGGCGCCAGAAACTGGCCTTTTTTGATATTAACCGGTTTGCCTAGTGCGGCGACGCTTTGAATAAAATTGGTTTGTCTGCACAAAAATGCCGGTGTTTGCAAGACATCGACAACGGCGGCAACCTCATTTAACGGGGTATCTTCATGAACATCGGTCAGCACCGGCACCTTGATTTGCTGTTTGACCTTTTCCAGAATTTCCAGACCTTTTTCCAGACCCAGGCCGCGAAAACTGCTCATTGAAGAGCGGTTGGCCTTATCAAAAGAGGATTTATAAATAAAGTTAATATTCAGCGCACTGGTAATTTCCTGGAGCTTGCCGGCGGTGTCCAACGTCATTTGCTCGCTTTCGATCACACAGGTACCGGCGATCAGGAACAGGGGCTGATCCAGGCCGGCTTCAAAATGACATAATTTCATGCTTAACCTTTCTTTTTATGTTGTGCGGCGGCACTGACAAAACCGGCGAACAAAGGATGTCCGTTACGCGGTGTCGAGGTGAATTCCGGATGGAACTGGCAAGCCAGAAACCAGGGATGGTCGGGCAGTTCGATAATTTCCACCAGACGGCCATCCAGCGATTTGCCGGAAAAACGCATACCAGCCGCCTCCAGTTGCTTTAAATACTGGTTGTTGAATTCGTAACGGTGACGATGACGCTCGGTAATCACATCTTTTTGATAAAGCTGGAATGCCAGCGTTTCTGGTTTGAGCTGACATTTTTGTCCGCCCAGACGCATAGACCCGCCTAAATCGGTTTCTTCGTCACGGGTAAATATCTGGCCGGCTTCGTCCATCCACTCGGTAATCAAACCGATTACCGGGTGCGGGGTATTGGGTAGGAATTCGGTGCTGTGTGCTCCTTCCAGACCCACCACATCACGGGCGAATTCTATCACTGCCGACTGCATGCCCAAACAGATTCCCAGATAAGGTATGCGGTTTTCTCTGGCAAACCGTGCAGTGGAAATTTTGCCTTCTACACCGCGTTCGCCAAAGCCGCCCGGTACCAGAATGGCATCGACATCCTTCAACTGATTGGTGCCTTCAGCTTCTATGGTTTCGGAATCGATGTATTTGATTTGAACTTTGTGCCGGGTCTGAATGCCGGCGTGCAATAAGGCTTCGTTCAATGATTTGTAAGCATCGGTATGGTCGACATATTTGCCGACGATAGCAATGCTGACTTCGTCGGTAGGGTGCATCAGGCCGTCAACCACTTTTTCCCAGGCCGACAAATCTGCAGGCGGCACATCCAGACGCAATTGATCAACCACGATATCATCCAGACCTTGATCACGCAGCAGCAGCGGCATACGGTAAATGGTGTCGGCATCCACGGCAGAAATGACAGCTTTCTCACTGACATTGGTAAACAGCGCGATTTTCTGACGATCACTGGCCGGTATGGTTTTTTCGGAACGGCAGATCAGAATATCTGGCTGAATACCAATGCTGCGCAATTCTTTCACAGAATGTTGGGTGGGCTTGGTTTTGATTTCCCCGGCGGATTTAATGTACGGCACCAAGGTCAGATGCATGAACAGCGCCCGATCCCGGCCAAGTTCCACACCCATTTGCCGGATGGTTTCCAGAAAGGGCAGCGATTCAATATCGCCGACTGTGCCGCCAACTTCGATCAGTGCCACATCAGTGCCTTCGGCGCTGGCGTAGATGCGCCGTTTGATTTCGTCGGTAATATGAGGAATGACCTGTACGGTGGCGCCTAAATAATCGCCCTTCCGCTCATTACGTAACACCTGTTCGTAAACCTGGCCGGTGGTAAAATTGTTCTTTTTGGTCATAGTGGTTTTTAAAAACCGCTCATAATGACCTAAGTCCAAATCAGTTTCTGCGCCGTCTTCGGTGACAAACACTTCGCCATGCTGAAACGGGCTCATGGTGCCGGGATCGACGTTTATATAAGGATCAAGTTTGGTGATGGTGACTTTTAAGCCGCGATCTTCAAGAATCGCTGCCAGAGAAGAGGCCGCTATCCCTTTGCCCAAGGAAGAAACCACTCCACCAGTGATAAAGATGAATTTTGTCATTTACTTTTTGCGCCCTGTTAGCGGCTGACATTTAAGGGGTACGAAAAGAACTTGATTTTAGCAGTTTTGCCGGGTGGGCGTTTGATTTATTGTCAGCTTGACTGGGTAGCAGCGCCGGATTAGCCCTCCTTATACGGAAACCTTGCGGCAGTTGAAGTCCCGTTTTGTAAGTATGCGGCACAGCTACAGTTACCGCGCATTTGCCGATAAAAGCATGCTTTATTCTATGCTCGAACGCCCGGTATTTGATGGCTTGATTTGTGGCTAACCAAGCGACAATATAAAATTGACAGCTTGAGGAAAACCACGTAAAACCACAAGCACTTGGATTCGTACTTTGTCTAGATCAGTGGAACTCAAAATTAGGCGATAAATTTTGGGTTTACTGCTTTAAATTAAAAGATTATTACTATGGAAAAAATAATACCAGAGGTTTTTTATCTTAATCCAAAACAGAGATTAATAGTTTTCATTTAACTATTTTTGCAACTACGCAGCATTAGTTTTTCCCTATCAATAAACAGTCGGTTGTAAGATGTGGTAAACGCAGCGCAGTATTCCAAGCTAACAGAAGTTATTTGAGATGGTTATGCAGTGTTACGCCGACTAATCACCTGTTTTTTTATAACTGAAAGAGAGTTAACGGTGTTTTGTGTTCCTAGTAATTATTAAATTAAACCCGATTCTCAATTCAAACCCCCTGATTTATTAAAATGATTTTTAATTCGCTTTCGTTCGCCATTTTCTTGCCGATCGTACTCATTTTTTATTATCTATCGGCTAAGCGCTACCAAAATTGGATTTTGTTGATTGCCGGTTATATTTTTTATGGTGTATGGGATATACGATTCTTGTATTTGGTTTCCTTATCCACCGTTCTGGATTTCTGCACGGGTTTGATGATAGCCAATGGGCGAATGACTATATCGCAACGACTCGCCCCCTCATGTCATCTGCTGGGATTTGCCTTGTTTTTTCTGGTACCCGATTGGCGTGCGGTAAGATTTCAAGGCATGTCTTTAGGAAGTATCGATTGGGTACGATTACTTGCTCCAACATCTTTTGGACTTAAAGTTTTGGCTTTATCTGCATTAGGTGTAGCCGTGGCGAATATAGCTTACCCTTATGTGATTAAGCATATGCCGGAAAAGACAAAACGTCTTTTCTTTTTAAGATGCAGTCTGATTGGTCAATTAGGCATGCTAGGCGTGTTTAAATATTATAATTTTTTTGTTGCTGAAGCTGAGGCGTGTGCAAAAAGTGTAGGCTTTGATGTGCCTAGCATGCATTTAGATATTATTCTGCCTATTGGTATTTCTTTTTATACATTTCAAACACTAAGTTATGTCTGCGATGTCTATTGGGGCAAAATGCAGCCGGTTTCTCGGTTAAGGGATTTTGCCTTATTTGCAGCCTATTTTCCGCCATTGGTTGCCGGCCCTATCGAACGTGCCTCGCATTTGATTCCGCGAATCTTGGGAGACAGACGCAT
Coding sequences within it:
- a CDS encoding CTP synthase, which translates into the protein MTKFIFITGGVVSSLGKGIAASSLAAILEDRGLKVTITKLDPYINVDPGTMSPFQHGEVFVTEDGAETDLDLGHYERFLKTTMTKKNNFTTGQVYEQVLRNERKGDYLGATVQVIPHITDEIKRRIYASAEGTDVALIEVGGTVGDIESLPFLETIRQMGVELGRDRALFMHLTLVPYIKSAGEIKTKPTQHSVKELRSIGIQPDILICRSEKTIPASDRQKIALFTNVSEKAVISAVDADTIYRMPLLLRDQGLDDIVVDQLRLDVPPADLSAWEKVVDGLMHPTDEVSIAIVGKYVDHTDAYKSLNEALLHAGIQTRHKVQIKYIDSETIEAEGTNQLKDVDAILVPGGFGERGVEGKISTARFARENRIPYLGICLGMQSAVIEFARDVVGLEGAHSTEFLPNTPHPVIGLITEWMDEAGQIFTRDEETDLGGSMRLGGQKCQLKPETLAFQLYQKDVITERHRHRYEFNNQYLKQLEAAGMRFSGKSLDGRLVEIIELPDHPWFLACQFHPEFTSTPRNGHPLFAGFVSAAAQHKKKG
- the eno gene encoding phosphopyruvate hydratase, coding for MARIVDVKAREVLDSRGNPTVEAEVYLASGIVGTAMVPSGASTGEREAIELRDGDKARYLGKGVLNAVKFVNTEIRDAIIGMDASKQAVLDQKLIDLDGTPSKSRLGANAILGVSLAAARAAAEEADVPLYRYLNTSGEFILPVPMMNIINGGSHADNSVDLQEFMILPVGAPSFREAIRYGAEVFHNLKKVLTSRGLATTVGDEGGFAPNLSSNEEAIEVILEAIEKAGYKAGEDIYLGMDAASSEYYKDGLYVLSAEGKSYNSEEMTDFFVKWVEKYPIISIEDGLDQNDWTGWKYHTEQLGDKVQLVGDDLFVTNPAILKEGIEKGIANSILIKVNQIGTLTETLEAINIAKAAGYSAVVSHRSGETEDTTIADLAVATGTGQIKTGSLSRSDRVAKYNRLLKIEDELGDKAIYAGRSAFKLFS
- the kdsA gene encoding 3-deoxy-8-phosphooctulonate synthase, with product MKLCHFEAGLDQPLFLIAGTCVIESEQMTLDTAGKLQEITSALNINFIYKSSFDKANRSSMSSFRGLGLEKGLEILEKVKQQIKVPVLTDVHEDTPLNEVAAVVDVLQTPAFLCRQTNFIQSVAALGKPVNIKKGQFLAPWDMVNVVTKAKATGNQQIMVCERGVSFGYNNLVSDMRALAVMRDTGCPVVFDATHSVQLPGGQGNCSGGQREHVPVLARAAVAAGIAGLFMETHPNPAEALSDGPNSWPLHRIQELLETLVTIDRAVKSASLIETTL